TAAGCACTAAAGCTACCTTGACATTTTCAAGATTAGTAGCACTAACAAAAAATTTGTTCAAGAACATGACCTATCTTCGGTTCAAAGAACAATTTGAAATAAAGTTGAGTAATTGGAATTACCATTTATTTTTCAGGATCTTTGTATGAACACCCACCTGGATTATGATTTCACAGCCCAAAGATTCAAAAGTAAAACTTAATGAGGACACAAATTCATCATACGTAATAAAGGAAACTGCACTAAAATTAATAACAGATAAACAAGATTATTCACACATGCGTACATACAACAAAGCCTCATGCAACTTCACTTCAGGAGGCTAAAAAAACATTAAGGGCTGCTCATGTatgaaacaaaaagaaaaaagaaaaaaaaaatatcatgtaTCACTCCAGTtatcatcatcttcaccatCATCACTTGCAACAACCTGAAGGTGGATACTGATTAGATATAAAATGCAGAACCAATCACAGTAGGGGAAATCAGTAATAGATAACAAGAGTGTAGTGACAAATACCTGACGAATTGCATTTGCCTTCTCTAAAATTGCTGTAACTTTGACGTTGGCAGTGGGACCAGTGGCATCATTTGACTTTCCTGTTACTGTGGGCCTCAGGTTGAAGGCCTGAACCAATAATGCAAAAGTTAACCACAATAAACATTATTACTTTGTTTACAGATAAATTTGCATGACATGATATAGACTCCAGAGTCAATTTTTGTCATTTGGAGGACTAAATTGATGTGAAAAATTCAAAGATTTAATGACCATTGATGTATTTATAGTGAAGGACAAACTTGATGACACTTATATCTGTGTGGATGAACAAAAGGcttatttttactattaaacAGTTGAGATTATAACATGACTACATACTTTTGTCCTGATTTGATATAGGAAATCTTCTCTTTCATCTGTCTCCTTTCCCATTTTCAACTGGTTTGCTTCTTTCTGACCCTTCAACTTCTGCTGATCCGGCTGCAGGAATCGCTGAATGCATGAATACATTGTTAGATTGCAACATCATCTTGgttgaataaataaaatgttcaaGAAAAAGGTAAGACCAAATGTTACCTTGTTCTTCAACTTATGTATAATGTTGTCATAAGACTCATGACCATCGTGATAAATTTGCATTTGCTCAACCTTGGTGAACCTAGGTTGCTGGAAGACAGGAGAATCTGGAAGACTGTGATCATTAACAAGTTCAGCATCTTCAGATATACAATGCAATGTCTCATCTGTCGTATCCAACTCTGGTTTTGAGACCCACCATTGCATTGGAGGAAGTGGAGGTGGTGGTGGAGGTGGTGTAGGCTCTGCATGCCCATGTGGCATAACAACATTATTGAATTTGGAATgctttttactttctttctcAAGTGTAGGATTTACATTATCATAACTTGGAAAATCAAGTAAAGGCCTGGATAAAGAACGTTCCACACCAATAGTAGTACATGTACCATTTCCACTTTTAACATTGGTATCAACATTGGACACAGATTCAGTTGATGACTTTCTGCTAGGAGAATCATGTACCCCATGGTCACTGCTTCCAGGAGTTTCATCAGATTCCCACTGATCAGAGTTATAGTCAGAGCGAGGGCTTCGACAATCATCGGATATGTACGGAGATGATCTACAGAAAGTGTCATCGTCATCAGAATGAGAAACTGAACCATCCAGCAGAGGAATGGAAGATTCAGGGACTAACTGGAAAGAAGGAAATATATCCTTCACGCTTTCATGACGATTACTGCCATCAGGAAATTTAAGTTTTAGTTTGGAGGTCTCTAGTCCAATGATAGGATGGAAAGATATTTTCATATGTTCAAGTGGAGGCGAAGGAGGAAGTGACTTTATAGGATATCCAGAACCAACTTTCTCTTTGAAAGTGGTTGTCTCGGGAAATGACTGTcctacaatgccattttgttcACTCTGTTCCAATAGAACTTGTTTCAGAGAATTATAATGCTCAGATTTTTCATCAAATGAAACTTTCCgttgaaaactatttattaataatctACGACTAAGTCCAAACACTCGTGATGAGTTTTCACCATTTCCCTGGTCGGGTTCAGTGCTGTTCTTTGTGTCAGGGGCCGTTGGAAGACCACTTCCAGGAGTAATTACTCTGATTTCCCCTAAACTGTTCCTTTCTGTCTGACCAACCCCGTTACTCAGCAGAGAATTGCCATTGGTTTTTTCAGAGGTACAAGCTTGGTCATCATCATGGCCTGATGTTATGAATCTAGAAGTTGGCCCCTTTAGAATCTGTTCTGCAACCTCTTCTGACGTTGATTCCCGTACCTGTTCCTCTTTATAACCATCCCTCTTTTGCATTGCATTATGACCTGAAGCTCCATCTGTTTCACCTTTTGTGCTCAATGGCCCTTGACTTGTAGAATTTGACTTGTTGAAATCAGGAGGTTTTGATGGCTCAAGTCCTAATAATCCACCATTGGTCCAGAACCTAACTGAGTTATCAGCCAAAGACTCTTTACGTGTCTCTTCATATTTGTAGATATTGGTGCTGATCTTACCTGCTTCCTCATCTGGTAAAGTAGTGCTATTAGAACCAAAAAATGATACATTGGTTTCAATTGGTGCTGACACAGCATCATTAACAGTAGTAGAACCAATATAGGTATTAGCGCATTCTGAGTGATCCAAAACAGAATTTGCATGTGTGTGAGGAACCTGTTCACATGCAGTAGTCTTAGAAGGATGTGAATCAGCTATAGTGTTGGCTATTTCTTCGCTAACAGAAACATCTGATGGACTAACAGATGACAAATCAGATGCATGTGGGCCTGATGTGCAAGGAGGAACTTCTTCCATAGAGTCAGGTAAATTACTGGACATTTCTTTGTATAGGGAAACTGTGTCTCTGGTCGTTTCTTCACTGGAAGGAAAATCTGATGGACTCCCAGATCCCAAATTAGATTCATGTGGCTCAGATGTGAGAGGAGTAATTTCT
The sequence above is a segment of the Phaseolus vulgaris cultivar G19833 chromosome 2, P. vulgaris v2.0, whole genome shotgun sequence genome. Coding sequences within it:
- the LOC137812137 gene encoding protein SCAR3, with the translated sequence MPLVRLQVRNEFSLGQPELYRETNREEPKAVLDGVAVAGLVGILRQLGDLADFAAEVFHGLQEQVMTTASRSHRLMVRVQNIEASLPALEKAVLAQTSHIHLAYTAGCEWHQRIKPAQNHFIYNDLPHFIMDSYEECREPPRVHLLDKFDTGGPGSCFRRYSDPTFFKRISADSDESYTEKARKSHKSKKKRSRRNGEILRGEQRHSSSGRMQSVSSAINGRTSSSQTASTIDMRTKSDLEHYSNSFDSKSGAGYIECVFHPSNSVRSDEPDYKEPSSSRLTQKTDTLPSVSSHINESISHDLLEKRVASVSSGVTWDEKEELVESKSQACDRDKTPERLVEKHDSDMNVDEDVTMTNIDDNHILFNEENNPKLVSNRVQTDDIDSEPDNYEDALNTIESESENDIDYITKREVQQFTSHVTHGNTEAPNLLDNNLSDVISPTECTVPINEETAKDLAESLKKNNVLDLVSVSPLDFLDSENLTRDAASVNKEAFRDLPESPQDTPPTSEPHASNLGLVSQSDVSYSEEMTRDPVCFNKETFGNLPDSLQEILPLTSNSHASDLELWSPSDDLYSDEITRDTVCFNKETFRNFPDSLQEITPLTSEPHESNLGSGSPSDFPSSEETTRDTVSLYKEMSSNLPDSMEEVPPCTSGPHASDLSSVSPSDVSVSEEIANTIADSHPSKTTACEQVPHTHANSVLDHSECANTYIGSTTVNDAVSAPIETNVSFFGSNSTTLPDEEAGKISTNIYKYEETRKESLADNSVRFWTNGGLLGLEPSKPPDFNKSNSTSQGPLSTKGETDGASGHNAMQKRDGYKEEQVRESTSEEVAEQILKGPTSRFITSGHDDDQACTSEKTNGNSLLSNGVGQTERNSLGEIRVITPGSGLPTAPDTKNSTEPDQGNGENSSRVFGLSRRLLINSFQRKVSFDEKSEHYNSLKQVLLEQSEQNGIVGQSFPETTTFKEKVGSGYPIKSLPPSPPLEHMKISFHPIIGLETSKLKLKFPDGSNRHESVKDIFPSFQLVPESSIPLLDGSVSHSDDDDTFCRSSPYISDDCRSPRSDYNSDQWESDETPGSSDHGVHDSPSRKSSTESVSNVDTNVKSGNGTCTTIGVERSLSRPLLDFPSYDNVNPTLEKESKKHSKFNNVVMPHGHAEPTPPPPPPPLPPMQWWVSKPELDTTDETLHCISEDAELVNDHSLPDSPVFQQPRFTKVEQMQIYHDGHESYDNIIHKLKNKRFLQPDQQKLKGQKEANQLKMGKETDEREDFLYQIRTKAFNLRPTVTGKSNDATGPTANVKVTAILEKANAIRQVVASDDGEDDDNWSDT